TGACGCGAGATGGGTAAGTGCGGAAAACCTCCACCTCACGCTGAAGTTCATCGGCGCATATGGAGAGGAAGCGCTGGAGGGCTTGTCGAACGAGTTGCTGGAGACGGCCGCGCGCTGCAAGCCTTTCAAGGCGGCGCTTGGAGGTTGCGGCGCGTTCCCCTCGCCGCGCAAGGCCCGCGTGATCTGGGTCGGTATGTGCGAGGGAGCGGAAAGCGCGGGCGCGGTCGCCCGAAAGCTGGATGCCCGGCTGGAGAGGGTGGGGATAGAACGCGAGAGCAGGCCGTTCCGCGGCCATATCACCCTGGCGAGGATGAAGCACCCGCGGGACTGTGCGGCTGCGCTGGAGGACCTGGGCAAGCAGCTCGGGGGATTGCAGGACAGGGCTTTCACAGTGGACGAAGTGGTACTCTACCACAGTATACTTGGACCACAGGGACCTACCTATATTGCGCTGCAGAGGGTCGCGCTGGGAGGGAACAGCCATGAGTAAGGTCAAACTGGCCCCGTCGCTGCTCAATGCCGACTTCAGCGACCTGCGCGAGGCCGTATCCTCAATCGAGGACACCGCGGACGTCATCCACCTGGACGTGATGGACGGCAACTTCGTCCCCAATATAACCTTCGGACCCCTGGTGGTGAAAGCGGTTCGGGCCATCACCGACCTTCCCCTGGATGTGCACCTCATGATCGCCCACCCCGCGGAGTACGTCGAGGACTTCGTCAGGGCCGGTGCGGACTGGGTCTCGTTCCACGCCGAGGTCACGCGGCACCCCGGAGAGATACTCGGGCTCATACACAGCCTTTCCTGCCGGGCCGGTGTGGTCATCAACCCCCAGACGCCCGCGGAGCGCCTCTACGAGTACCTTGAATTGATGGAATTCGCGCTGGTGATGACGGTCATGCCCGGCTTCGGTGGACAGGCAATGATCCCGGAGGCACTATACAAGGTCGAGGAGTTGAAAAGCGAAGCGGGGCGACGGGGCCTGGGCCTGGAAGTCGAGGTGGATGGCGGTGTGAAGACGGAGAACCTGCACGCGGTGCTGGAGGCGGGCACCGACATCGTGGTGGTGGGGTCCTCCATATTCGGCGCGCCGGACCCGCGGATGGCCGCGCGAGAGATCAGGTCCATCCTCGACGGATCCTGAGGCACCGGGGCTCTCCCTCCGGCGCAAAACGCGCTGCCGGCCGGTTATCATTATCTTGGATGATATAGACAGCCGTTAACGGCTGCCGCTATAATTTATCTGTACGGTCTTCGGGGCAGGGTGAAAACCCCGACCGGCGGTAAAAGTCCGCGAGCCGCAAGGCAGAGCCGGCGAAATTCCGGCACCGACGGTGAAAGTCCGGATGGGAGAAGACCTCCAGGCGCAGGTTCGTGGGCGTCGGGTTTTCTCCCGGCGCCCCTTTTGTTTTTTCGGCGGGAGCGTGCATAGAGTGGATTTCAGCGCGGAGGACAGAGAATACATGGGCAAGGCCCTGTCCCTGGCCGGCAGGGGCAGGGGCATGGCCCACCCCAATCCCATGGTCGGCGCGGTCATTGTAAACAATGCCGCTATCGTGGGCGCCGGTTTCCACCGCGGCCCCCACACCCCCCACGCGGAAGCCGCAGCCCTTGCCCGGGCGGGAGAGGGCGCGCGAGGCTCGACCCTCTATGTGACCCTCGAGCCCTGTAACCACCAGGGAAGGACGCCGCCCTGCACGGATGCCATCATCGCCGCGGGAGTCAAGAGGGTGGTGATAGCGGCACTGGACCCCAATCCCAGCGTCAAGGGGGGCGGTGCTGAACGCCTGAAGGAGGCGGGCCTGGAGGTGGAAGCCGGTCTCATGGCCGCGAGGTCTTCTCGGCTGAACGAGGCCTATGAGAAGTACGTGACCACGGGAATGCCGCTGGTGGTCTTGAAGATGGCCGCCACCGCTGACGGCAAGGTGGCTACGGCAAGCGGGTCATCGCAATGGATCACCGGCGTGAAAGCGAGGAGGCTGGTGCACTCCATGCGCAGGGAGAGCGACGCGGTACTGGTGGGCAGGGGGACGGTGCAGCGCGATGACCCCGAACTGACCGTGCGGATGGTGCCTTTGCGCGATGCCAGGCCTCCCGCCAGGGTGATCGTGGATTCCCGCCTCTCCATGCCCCTGGAATGCAAGCTGGCGAGTGGCGGTGAGCCGCCGGTGATCGTGGCGACCACCGCCGACCACGACCGCGGCAAAGCGCAGGTATTGCGCTCCCGCGGCATAAGGGTCCTCGAGATCGCGGGGAGCCGTGAGCGGGTGGACCTGCGGGGACTCCTGCACGAGCTGGGCAGGATGGAGATAGCCGGTCTTCTCGTGGAAGGGGGACCGACCCTGGTGGCGTCGTTTCTCGAGGAGGGGCTGGCGGACCGCCTGGCCCTTTTCCTGGCCCCAAGGGCGTTCGGTGACGCGCATGCCAGAGGCTGGGTCGAAGGCATGAAGATAGACGACCCGTCCCAGGGCCTGCCGCTGCGATGGAAGAGGGCGCGCAAGGTCGGAGAAGACATGCTGCTGGAGGCGGACTTCAGAGAAGGAGAATGAGAGTGTTCACGGGGATCATCGAGGAGGTCGGAAGGGTAGGCGGACTGAGGATGATCGCACAGGGGGCGGCCATCACCATAACCTGCAGACGTGTCCTCGAAGGCCTGCGCGAGGGGGACTCCATAGCGGTGAACGGAGTGTGCCTTACCGCGACGGAGATGGGAGCGGGCTCCTTCAGGGCCGACGTCTCGCAAGAGAGCCTCGAGCGCTCGAACCTAGGTGGGCTGCGCAGGGGCTCGGAGGTCAACCTGGAAAGGGCCCTGAGCCTGGGCGACCGCTTGGGAGGACACATCGTACAGGGCCATGTCGACGGCGTCGGCAACCTGAAGGCGGTCAAGGGAGCGGGTGAGAGCCGCGTGCTCACCTTCTCGGTGACGCGGGAGATAGCGGTTTACCTGGTCGAGAAGGGGTCCATTGCCGTGAACGGCATCAGCCTGACCGTGAGCGGACTAGGCGAAGGCGAGTTCAGCGTGGCGGCTATCCCCCATACCATCGAAAAGACGAACCTCAAGGGGATCAAGGCGGGTGACGCCGTGAACCTCGAAGTGGACATAATCGCGAAGTACGTGCGCAGGTACCTGGAGCGCGGAATGCCGGCAGCGGTGGGCGGGACCGCGCCCGGCGATGCCTTGCGCGATAAGCTGTCAGAAGGAGGGTTTATGTGATGGAGGAGATGAAGAGAGAGGGGAGTCCGTTCGATCCCATCGAGGAGGTGATCGAGGACATCCGGGAGGGAAAGATCATCATCGTCGTTGACGATGAGGACCGTGAGAACGAAGGCGATTTTCTCATGGCGGCCGAGAAGGTCACGCCGGAGGCAATCAACTTCATGGCCAAGTACGGCCGCGGTCTCATCTGCATGCCGTGCCTGGGAGAACGCCTGGACGAACTGAACATCCACCCTATGGTATCCAACAACACGTCGACACACGAGACCGCCTTCACGGTATCCATAGGAGCCAAGGGCAAGATAACCACGGGTATCTCCGCCTACGACCGCGCGGTGACCATCCAGGCCGTTCTCGATCCGGCCACCAGGCCCGAGGACATATCGCGCCCCGGCCATGTCTTTCCGCTGCGCGCGCGCGACGGCGGAGTCCTGCGCAGGGCGGGCCATACCGAGGCCGCCGTGGACCTGGCGCGGCTGGCGGGGTTCTTCCCGGCGGGGGTCATCTGCGAGATCATGAACGACGATGGGACCATGGCACGGGTGCCACAGCTGGCGGAGATCAAGAAGAAGTTCGGCCTGAAGCTGGCGACCATCGAGGACCTCATCCGCTACCGCAACCGCATGGAGACCCTGGTCAAGCGCACGGCGGAGGTGCGGCTACCCACTGCCTTCGGGGAGTTCCGGGCCGTGGGCTACGAGTCCCTCATCGACGGCCATTCACTTATCGCCCTGGTAAAAGGGGACGTCGAGGGGAAAGAGAACGTGCTGGTGAGGGTCCACTCCGAATGCCTCACCGGAGACGTCTTCCACTCCCTGCGCTGCGATTGCGGCCTCCAGCTGCAACTGGCGCTGCAGATGATCGATGAGGAGGGAGAGGGCGTGCTCCTCTACATCATCGGTCACGAGGGCAGGGGCATCGGCCTTACCCACAAACTAAAGGCTTACGAGCTGCAGGAGAGCGGCAAGGACACGGTTGAGGCGAACCTCGAGCTCGGGTTCCCGCCCGATGCGCGCGATTACGGCATCGGGGCCCAGATTCTGTCCGACCTCGGGCTGAGCACCATGCGGCTGATGACCAACAACCCTGCCAAGCGCGTAGGGCTGGAGGGGTACGGCCTCAGGGTGGTAGAACGCATCCCCCTGGTAATCGAGCCGTGCGAAGACAACTATGCCTATCTAAAGGCCAAGCAGGATAAACTGGACCACCTGCTGGAACTGCAGGAAAGGAGAACATGATGACGACATACGAAGGCCATCTGGTCGCCACCGGACTGAAGTTCGCCATCGTCGTGGCGCGGTTCAACGAGTTCATCAGCACGCGGCTGCTGGACGGCGCCCTGGACGCCCTCAAGCGACACGATGCCGATATGGACGCCGTGGACATCGCCTGGGTACCCGGCTCCTTCGAGATACCCCTGGTGGCGTCGAGGCTTGCCGCCAGCGGACGCTACGATGCCGTGATCTGCCTGGGCGCCGTTATCCGTGGATCGACACCGCATTTCGAGTATGTCGCCGCCGAGGTATCGAAGGGGGTCGCCAGGGTAAGCCTGGACAGAGAGGTCCCCGTGGTGTTCGGGATCATCACCGCCGACACCATCGAGCAGGCCGTGGAGCGGGCCGGTGCCAAGCAGGGCAACAAGGGCTGGCAGGCGGCACTGACCGCCGTGGAGATGGGTAACTTACTCAAAGGCCTGAGATAGTCTGACCAGCAATGGGGTTTCGCGCTTTTCTGACCCTCCCCATAAGCGCAGATAAAACGCCACGGTAATTCATATAGCGTGAGCGACGTGCTCAGTCTGCGGCGCGGCGGTGCCTGTGGCCCGGGCAATCCCGATTGTCCATACCCGGCACGTATTCGTTGGGGGTAAAAGCGCCCCGCGACCCTGCCGATAATCATCAAGAAGGACTTATGTATTCGTGCTTTTGCAGGAAGCGGGAGAAATATAGTCGTCATGGCCAGCAAGGCAGGTAAAGGCCTGCTTGTTGAGGTGCGAGATGCCGTCCTCTCCAGGTCGCTCGAGACCCTCAGCTCCCAGGAGATAACCGGGGCCGTCGAGCTGCCCCTGGATCACCGGGGGATAATGGCGGCCCTCCTCGACCTGGCCGTATCGCCGGATGGGGAGGAGGCGGCGGCGGCCCGCTGCGAATTACTGAACATAGCGCGGCAGTTGTGCCGTCACGGGATCTCCTGGAGCGCCGTTGACGGCCTCGGCCAGGCCCTCATGTGCAGCGCCGTAGAGCACCTCGACGGCAGGGGTGCTCCGGCGCAGTTGAGCGCCATAGGGGCGGGCCTTCTGCAGGCACAGGCGTTTCTTTTCGACGCATTCATGGAGGCTGAGCGGGAGAAGCGAGAGAGGGTGTCGCAGCAGCTGCATGAGGTGGACCGCTTCCCGGATACCATCGCGTCGACCCTCGATCCGCCCACCCTGACCAAGGTGGGTCTCGCCAGGTTGAGAGAGATTCTGGGCATGGAGAGTTCCACCATGTTCGAGGTCTCCGCCTCCCACAGGCTGACGGCCATCGCCGGAGACCTCGCAATTGCCGGCGGGACCCGCGGCGCTTACAACCTCAGCGAACAGGCGGCGGCTGCCCTGCTCGAGAGGGGCGACCCGTACTGGTTGGAACGCGGAGGGGACGGTCCCTTCGCGGAAGACGGCACCGGGCCCCTTGCCACGGGGACGGCTGTCCTTCTGCCCATGGTGGTGAGGGGACGCACGACCGGCGTGGTCCACCTGAGCGGCGCCGCTGCTTCCTCCCTGTCTTCAGAGGACATGGAGATAGCAGTCAGGTTCTCGAGCCGGTTGGCGGTGGCGCTGGAGAACGCGTACCTGCACGAGCGCGAGCAGCGCAAGATAAAGGAGACCGTGGCGCTGCTGGAGATCACCCGGGCCATAAACTCCACCCTGGACCTAGAGCACATCCTGGAGAAGGTCGTCCAGATGATCGTCGACCTATGCGGGGTGGCCATGTGCGCGGTCTTCCTGTATGAAAGCGACACGGGCCACTTTCGCCCCTCGGCTTTCTGCGGCTTCATAGCGGAGGGGGAGTGGAGGGAGTGCGCCGGCGACGGTTTTTCGGCCAGCGGCCTGCAGGCCGCGCGCATGAAGACCCTTGAGCAGGGGGAGCCGCTTTTCATCCCCGCGGAGGAGGCCGGCCACCTTATATCGCCGCAGTTGCTGCACGAACATGGAGTGGACCTGGTCCTGGTCTTTCCCCTCTCCTCGCGGGAGAGGCTGAGCGGTGCCTTCGCGCTCTTCTATCCCTGCCGGGAGGCGGAGGGCCTGGACATGGAGGAGGTAGAGGTGATCAGGGCCATAGCCTCACAGGCCTCCATGGCCATCGAGAACGCCTCCCTGTACGAAGACATAGAGAAGAGCTATTTCTCGACCGTGCGCGCCCTGGCCAAGGCCATCGAGGTAAAAGACCCCTATACCCACGGCCATTCCGAGCGGGTGACCGAATACGCGCTGATGATCGCCGACGCCATGCAGATGGATGAGCGGGAGAGGCAGAAGCTGAAGTACGCGGCCACCCTGCACGACATCGGCAAGATAGGCATAGCCGGAAGGGTGCTGAACAAGCCGGGCGGGCTTACCAGGGAGGAATATACACACGTCAAGACACACCCGATACTCGGCGAGAGCATCGTCGAGCCCGTGGAGTTCCTGCAGGGACCCCGCCCCATCATCCTCCACCACCACGAGCGTTTCGATGGCACCGGGTACCCCCAGGGGCTCAAAGGGACCGCGATCCCCATCTGTGCCCGCATCCTCTCCGTGGCCGACGCGTTCGAGGCCATGCGCTCAGACCGGCCTTACCGGCGCGCGCTGCCGTTACAGACGGCCGTGGAAGAGCTGAAGCGCAACTCGGGCAGCCAGTTCGATCCGGAGGTAGTGGATGCCTTCCTGCGCATACTGGAAGAACGTGGAGGAGATCCCGTTACCAGATAGAAAAACGGGAGCAGTGTGACCGGCATGGCATGCGGAGATCGGAGAGACGGAAGGGACGTGCTTCTCACATCGAGGGAAGCAGCGCTGGAGGTGACAGGTTGTTCGACGAGGTATTGAAGGGAGAATCCACCGAGATTGTCGGTCAGAAAAGGGCCTACAAGGTCCTGGTGGTTGACGACGACCCCAATATCCGCGAACTGATCGTGGAGACCCTGGGCAACGGGAAGTACGAACCCATCGAGGCACGTGACGGCAGGGAAGCCCTGGATATCTGCGAATCGCAGCGGCCGGACATCATCGTCCTGGACGTCATGATGCCGGATCTCGACGGCCTGGAGGTGTGCCTGAAACTGCGTGGAGAGGCCCTGACCAGCCATATCCCCATCATCCTGCTCACCGCCAAGGGCATGCTCGAGGACAAGATAAGGGGCATGGAAACCGGCGCCGACGACTACCTCACCAAGCCCTTCGATCCCCTCGAGCTGGAAGCCAGGATAAACATGCACCTGCGCCGCTCCGTGCGCGACAGTGAGGCCAGTCCCCTGACGGGACTTCCGGGCAACAGGGCCATTGAAGAGGTCATCGAGTCCCGCATAAGGGCAAAGGCGCTCTTCGCCGTATGCTACATCGATCTCGACGACTTCAAAGCCTACAACGACCGCTACGGGTTCCTTGCCGGCAGCGAGGTGATCAAGCTGACCACACAGGTGATCCTGGAATCCATAGCGAGGTTTGGCAGCAAAGACGACTTCGTGGGCCACATCGGGGGAGACGATTTCATCGTGGTCACGGAGATGGAGAGGGCCTCCCTTATCTCCCAGGAGATAATCAGGCTCTTCGACGAGCGCATACCGACACAGTACGAGCAGGAGGACCGCGAACGTGGCTTCATCATCAGTACCGACCGGCAGGGAAATATCAACCGGTTCAACATCATGACCATCAGCGTGGCCGTGATCCATAACACCTACCGCAGCCTTGACCACCCAGGGAAGGTGGCCCAGATCGCCGCTGAATTGAAGAAGTATGCCAAGGGCATGGAGGGAAGCAACTATGTCTTCGACCGCAGGCGGCGGGACTGAGGGAAGGCGGGATGCCTTGAGGAAGCCGACAACGCAGCTCGATAGCGTTCCCGAGCCGATCCCGGCGCGGGGAAGCGAGCAGCGAGAGAGCGTGCGCATGCTCCTCTCGTCCACACGTTTCATCGCCTCCATCTTCTGGCTGACTATCATCGTCGCCGCCATGGTCTTCGTACTCCCGTATTCCGAACGCAGCGAGTCACCTGTCTTCTACGGTTTCATGGTCCTTTCGGTGCTGGTCTTCATAGGCCACCGCTATTTCCCCTACGAGGGTTATCATCCCGTGGCTTTCTTCCTGCTCATGCTGTCTACGGACGCGCTCATCGCGGTGATGGTCTACCTCACCGGCGGTGCCGAGAGCAGCATCTCCCTGCTGTTCATGGCGGTGATCATCTTCTCCTTCGCCTATTTCGAGCTGGTGGAGATGATGCTCATCACCGCGGTCACCTGTGTCATCTATTTCGCCCCTATTACCTATGAGACAGTGACCTTCGAGTCCCTGAAGGGCATGGCCATAGCGCTGCCCATTTTCTTCATCATCGCCCTGGGCGGCTTCTTTGTGATCAGCAAGGCGCGCGAGCAGGAGAGGGAAAAGCAGGCCATGACCAGCCTCTACGACCAGGCTGACACCAAGCGCAGGGAGATGTCCACCCTTTACGCCGTTTCTCTCAAGCTCGCCTCAACCTTCGACGAGAGGGAGATGGTAGGCACGCTCATCGACAACGCGTCCAAGCTGGTACGCTGCGACGCCATGGTCATGTCGTTGCTTGAGGATGACGGCACGCTCGGGGCCGGCACATATCGTGGCCTGCGGGAGGGAGAGGCCGCCGCGATGATGGCCCGGGGCGAGGATAATCCCCTCTACATGTCGGCGTCCGCGGTACTGCCGGTGATACTCAGGGACAGCGGCGAGGACCCGCGCTTCCATGGCTACCTGGTAAGGAACGGCTTCGACTCCATGATCGCGGTGCCCCTGTTCGCCAGCGCCAGCGTGATAGGCGTCCTGGGTTGTTTCTCCAGGGCCCCGGGAGACTTCGACGATGACGACGCGCGCGTCCTGCTCACCCTCTCCAGCGAGGCCGCGCTGGCCCTGGAGAAGGCCGCGCTCTACCGCACCACCCTGCAGGACAAGACGAAGATAGAGACCATCATCAACAGCCTCACAGACGGGCTCCTGGTCCTTGACCAGGACGGCAGGCTGGTCATGGCCAACCCTTTCATCTCGCGCCTACTCGCCCTCGGCGACTCCGAGCATGACGAACCCCTGCCCGAGTTGCTGCGGGGCTCGCCCCACCACATCGAGTTCAAGGAGGTGTCCTGCGAGGACGCCCTGGAGAAGGTGCTGGACGGTGGCGAGAGTTTGCGGAGCGAGATGGTGCTTGGCGCCGAGCCGGCCCTTACCTTCGATATCTTCTGGGTACCACTCCTGGATGCCGAGGAAGAGGTGGGTGGCGCGGTTATCCTGCTCCACGATATCACGGACTTCGTCGAGCTTGACCGCTTGAAATCCGACTTCATATCCATCGTCTCCCACGAGCTCAAGACCCCCCTGACCTCCATCAAGGGTTTCGTGCGGCTGCTCACCACGGAGAGGGTCGGGCCCATCAACGACAAGCAGCGCCATTATCTGGACGTGGTGCAGAAACAGACCGAATCGCTCACCGCTCTCATCAACGACCTCCTCGACCTCTCGAGGATCGAGGCGGGTATAATCGAGGTCCGGCACGAGCCGGTACTTCTGTGCGAGGTGATCGACGGTGTGGTGCAGCAGCTGGACAACCTCGCGCAGGAGAAGGAGATAGAAATTAGAATGGACATACCCGGAGACCTGCCAATGCTGCTGGGGGACGGCGAGAGGTTGGCCCAGGTGTTCCTGAACCTCATCCACAATGCCATCAAGTTCACGCCGGAGAGGGGCGAGGTGGGCGTCAAGGCCAGGACGGCGGGGAGCGACTGCCTGGTGAGGGTATCGGACAATGGCATCGGGATCTCGGCCCAGGACCTGCCCAGGATATTCGACAAGTTCTATATGGTGGACTCGTCCTCCACCCGCACCCAGAGTGGCACCGGACTGGGCCTGGCCATAACCAGGCAACTGGTCCATGCCCACGGCGGCGAGATCTGGGTGAACAGCGTCAAGGGCGAGGGCACTACCTTCAACATCCTGCTCCCTCTCTACAGGTCTGACGGGAGCCCGCGCCTGCGCCAGGTGCGGGATGTGGGGGAGGCGGCGGCGAGCTGAGATATTGCCTAAGGCCGGGGAGATACTCTATACTTTCTGCTTGAAACGTATAACGGACGAAGAAGAAGCGGTTTTGCTTCTCACCCTGGGGCGCGCAAGCAGCCAGGGTTCATGAGAACACAGGCCCGTGGATAGCGGGGAAAGGCCGCTGTCCTTTTCTTTTGTATGAGGAGGGATGCCAGATAGACAAGAACGCGCGCGTTAACGAAGGTATCAGGGCGAGAGAGGTGCGCCTC
This portion of the Actinomycetota bacterium genome encodes:
- a CDS encoding riboflavin synthase, with product MRVFTGIIEEVGRVGGLRMIAQGAAITITCRRVLEGLREGDSIAVNGVCLTATEMGAGSFRADVSQESLERSNLGGLRRGSEVNLERALSLGDRLGGHIVQGHVDGVGNLKAVKGAGESRVLTFSVTREIAVYLVEKGSIAVNGISLTVSGLGEGEFSVAAIPHTIEKTNLKGIKAGDAVNLEVDIIAKYVRRYLERGMPAAVGGTAPGDALRDKLSEGGFM
- a CDS encoding HD domain-containing phosphohydrolase: MASKAGKGLLVEVRDAVLSRSLETLSSQEITGAVELPLDHRGIMAALLDLAVSPDGEEAAAARCELLNIARQLCRHGISWSAVDGLGQALMCSAVEHLDGRGAPAQLSAIGAGLLQAQAFLFDAFMEAEREKRERVSQQLHEVDRFPDTIASTLDPPTLTKVGLARLREILGMESSTMFEVSASHRLTAIAGDLAIAGGTRGAYNLSEQAAAALLERGDPYWLERGGDGPFAEDGTGPLATGTAVLLPMVVRGRTTGVVHLSGAAASSLSSEDMEIAVRFSSRLAVALENAYLHEREQRKIKETVALLEITRAINSTLDLEHILEKVVQMIVDLCGVAMCAVFLYESDTGHFRPSAFCGFIAEGEWRECAGDGFSASGLQAARMKTLEQGEPLFIPAEEAGHLISPQLLHEHGVDLVLVFPLSSRERLSGAFALFYPCREAEGLDMEEVEVIRAIASQASMAIENASLYEDIEKSYFSTVRALAKAIEVKDPYTHGHSERVTEYALMIADAMQMDERERQKLKYAATLHDIGKIGIAGRVLNKPGGLTREEYTHVKTHPILGESIVEPVEFLQGPRPIILHHHERFDGTGYPQGLKGTAIPICARILSVADAFEAMRSDRPYRRALPLQTAVEELKRNSGSQFDPEVVDAFLRILEERGGDPVTR
- the ribE gene encoding 6,7-dimethyl-8-ribityllumazine synthase, with product MMTTYEGHLVATGLKFAIVVARFNEFISTRLLDGALDALKRHDADMDAVDIAWVPGSFEIPLVASRLAASGRYDAVICLGAVIRGSTPHFEYVAAEVSKGVARVSLDREVPVVFGIITADTIEQAVERAGAKQGNKGWQAALTAVEMGNLLKGLR
- a CDS encoding ATP-binding protein, producing MRKPTTQLDSVPEPIPARGSEQRESVRMLLSSTRFIASIFWLTIIVAAMVFVLPYSERSESPVFYGFMVLSVLVFIGHRYFPYEGYHPVAFFLLMLSTDALIAVMVYLTGGAESSISLLFMAVIIFSFAYFELVEMMLITAVTCVIYFAPITYETVTFESLKGMAIALPIFFIIALGGFFVISKAREQEREKQAMTSLYDQADTKRREMSTLYAVSLKLASTFDEREMVGTLIDNASKLVRCDAMVMSLLEDDGTLGAGTYRGLREGEAAAMMARGEDNPLYMSASAVLPVILRDSGEDPRFHGYLVRNGFDSMIAVPLFASASVIGVLGCFSRAPGDFDDDDARVLLTLSSEAALALEKAALYRTTLQDKTKIETIINSLTDGLLVLDQDGRLVMANPFISRLLALGDSEHDEPLPELLRGSPHHIEFKEVSCEDALEKVLDGGESLRSEMVLGAEPALTFDIFWVPLLDAEEEVGGAVILLHDITDFVELDRLKSDFISIVSHELKTPLTSIKGFVRLLTTERVGPINDKQRHYLDVVQKQTESLTALINDLLDLSRIEAGIIEVRHEPVLLCEVIDGVVQQLDNLAQEKEIEIRMDIPGDLPMLLGDGERLAQVFLNLIHNAIKFTPERGEVGVKARTAGSDCLVRVSDNGIGISAQDLPRIFDKFYMVDSSSTRTQSGTGLGLAITRQLVHAHGGEIWVNSVKGEGTTFNILLPLYRSDGSPRLRQVRDVGEAAAS
- the thpR gene encoding RNA 2',3'-cyclic phosphodiesterase, whose amino-acid sequence is MSGKALRLFVAAGIPSEARDILGLAMDGSRAKIADARWVSAENLHLTLKFIGAYGEEALEGLSNELLETAARCKPFKAALGGCGAFPSPRKARVIWVGMCEGAESAGAVARKLDARLERVGIERESRPFRGHITLARMKHPRDCAAALEDLGKQLGGLQDRAFTVDEVVLYHSILGPQGPTYIALQRVALGGNSHE
- a CDS encoding response regulator, translating into MFDEVLKGESTEIVGQKRAYKVLVVDDDPNIRELIVETLGNGKYEPIEARDGREALDICESQRPDIIVLDVMMPDLDGLEVCLKLRGEALTSHIPIILLTAKGMLEDKIRGMETGADDYLTKPFDPLELEARINMHLRRSVRDSEASPLTGLPGNRAIEEVIESRIRAKALFAVCYIDLDDFKAYNDRYGFLAGSEVIKLTTQVILESIARFGSKDDFVGHIGGDDFIVVTEMERASLISQEIIRLFDERIPTQYEQEDRERGFIISTDRQGNINRFNIMTISVAVIHNTYRSLDHPGKVAQIAAELKKYAKGMEGSNYVFDRRRRD
- the rpe gene encoding ribulose-phosphate 3-epimerase; amino-acid sequence: MSKVKLAPSLLNADFSDLREAVSSIEDTADVIHLDVMDGNFVPNITFGPLVVKAVRAITDLPLDVHLMIAHPAEYVEDFVRAGADWVSFHAEVTRHPGEILGLIHSLSCRAGVVINPQTPAERLYEYLELMEFALVMTVMPGFGGQAMIPEALYKVEELKSEAGRRGLGLEVEVDGGVKTENLHAVLEAGTDIVVVGSSIFGAPDPRMAAREIRSILDGS
- a CDS encoding bifunctional 3,4-dihydroxy-2-butanone-4-phosphate synthase/GTP cyclohydrolase II produces the protein MEEMKREGSPFDPIEEVIEDIREGKIIIVVDDEDRENEGDFLMAAEKVTPEAINFMAKYGRGLICMPCLGERLDELNIHPMVSNNTSTHETAFTVSIGAKGKITTGISAYDRAVTIQAVLDPATRPEDISRPGHVFPLRARDGGVLRRAGHTEAAVDLARLAGFFPAGVICEIMNDDGTMARVPQLAEIKKKFGLKLATIEDLIRYRNRMETLVKRTAEVRLPTAFGEFRAVGYESLIDGHSLIALVKGDVEGKENVLVRVHSECLTGDVFHSLRCDCGLQLQLALQMIDEEGEGVLLYIIGHEGRGIGLTHKLKAYELQESGKDTVEANLELGFPPDARDYGIGAQILSDLGLSTMRLMTNNPAKRVGLEGYGLRVVERIPLVIEPCEDNYAYLKAKQDKLDHLLELQERRT
- the ribD gene encoding bifunctional diaminohydroxyphosphoribosylaminopyrimidine deaminase/5-amino-6-(5-phosphoribosylamino)uracil reductase RibD gives rise to the protein MDFSAEDREYMGKALSLAGRGRGMAHPNPMVGAVIVNNAAIVGAGFHRGPHTPHAEAAALARAGEGARGSTLYVTLEPCNHQGRTPPCTDAIIAAGVKRVVIAALDPNPSVKGGGAERLKEAGLEVEAGLMAARSSRLNEAYEKYVTTGMPLVVLKMAATADGKVATASGSSQWITGVKARRLVHSMRRESDAVLVGRGTVQRDDPELTVRMVPLRDARPPARVIVDSRLSMPLECKLASGGEPPVIVATTADHDRGKAQVLRSRGIRVLEIAGSRERVDLRGLLHELGRMEIAGLLVEGGPTLVASFLEEGLADRLALFLAPRAFGDAHARGWVEGMKIDDPSQGLPLRWKRARKVGEDMLLEADFREGE